ACCTCTTGAATCCCGCCCGTCCAAGGCCTCCTTTTCCAGTGGCTGCGATTCCATCTCGTCAGGCACTGCCTTCACACAGGTgcgcagtttatttatttatttagacatttataTACCGTCAGGGGTTTCAGAGGTAGTATTCATTAACgggcattaacatctatcaaatgaaatgtCCCAGTGTATGttaactaaagatctaggacGTATAGTGTGAAGCGAAACgatacattaaaaaataacatATTTCACATACTAGTCAGTACGTTGAGTTTTTTACAGTCTCTGGTTAAATGTGTTCATCGTGCGTcagtatctcttgtccttcttgttacTGTGGATCTCAGCTGTCTGATGTTGTATGCatttctgaatagccatgttttcggCTCACCTTTAcatctctttctgtctggtatCAAACGTTACttctcaggtagagagttccaacgTTCTTAGGCATTTACAGTTATGATTTATTTCTGAAAGGAATTAAAAGAGTAAAGCAGAGAAGCAACGGCCCAAGGTAACACTAGACCCACTTCTTCTGGAGATCTCGGCTTTCTTTTTGCATATGTTCACATTCGTGGAAAACTAAggttttaatatatatatataggcaggTCTGATTGTTTGAGAGAAGCCTCCTTGAAATGTTCTTTCATGTTACTttcaaaatcaaatttaaaaaatgtacattcaTAATATGCGAATTTAGCTAAGTTTTGTTCCTTAGATCTACAATAAGCCAAATGTTAAAATGAGGAACAAAATGTAAGCTAAGCCTTAAAAGTCATCTTTTTATGTATGCACACCTGTAACCCGAGCTGGGGACACATAAATTAAAAACAGTCCTCATGCTGAGTTTCTGTGTTCCCGGCACCAGCTCTGTTCGTCCAAAAAAACACCAAAGGTTGGGTAGATGAGCTCAGAGAATAATTGTCTGTTGCTGGATAGGGAAATTAAAATCAATTTTCCCTTCTACAACCAGACTATCCCATCCGCAAAATCttctgacttctttttttttattcattgatAGACCAACAGGTCTCAAACCCATAACCCTGATATTAATTAATCAGAGTCTCTCACAATGAACTGTACTTCAAAATTATCACAACTTTTTATTCTTCTGGGGCAGCAGCAGTCAGCTAAAAATAAAATCGCAAACGTATAAGTCACAGGATTCCGCAGCAGCAAAATAAGCACAGACTTTATTCCGCCTCTTTCTTTAGCAGTGCATTAAGTTTAGTATTTCTTCTCCCAACAACCCATGTGCTTTCGTTATTCTTCAAATGTAATCTCTCATAAGTACTTACACAAATTAAAAGAGTAAAGCAGAGAattgcccaaaagttaacctgttttttcaatgttatatgtaagggttctgcccatttgttcctttttaactgtaaaccgatgcgatgtgtaaacggtcatcggtataaaagaaactttaaataaataaataaataaataaataaattcactgaATTCTTCAGAGGAGGGAAAAGGATCTACCGTAGGTCCATGCCTCCTCCCAAGGGCCACTAGGAAAATGCATAGGACGGAGTAGTCCTTGGGCACACCTGCATCCGTTGCAAAGGATGACCCTGCGGGGCTGAAATGAGCCGCAGACTTATAGGAATCCCCAAGACTCCTCACTCAGAATCACACAAGAATGTCTTCAAGTCACTCCACGCCTACTCAGAGCTCCCCCTGTAGGTCACCTGGCCACACACTTACTTAAAGGAACAGGTGAAACAGTGCCACCATACTCTTACCATAACCAAAAGGAGAGGTTAGGTGAGATTGAAAGTTTAAGGAATGCTTCTTTACTAGTGACATAGGGACCAGAATTTAGGTTCTGGGCCATATACAATTATTCAAACCCTTTAACGCAATAAACTCTTTCTTTCTATGAGAGACGGCAGATGATCTGTCAGAGTCTCCATAAATTAGCATAACGGTGGAACTAAGGCTATAGTGACCACACTTTCCtgtcttccttccacccccataAGCTTGCTGGCAAAAAGTTCCGAGTGGTGCGCAAGAAGGAGCATTGGAAAGGAGAAGAGCGCGTACTTTAGAAAATCAAGCACTGCACTAAAAAACAAAGCTGATGATCATAAATGGTTTTGCTATCTAATTTCtaatgaatgtgaaaaaaaattagATGAGGACTGTACTGTACAAGTTAACGAGGCCATATGGTTGGATAATTGTCTCCCTATTCCTCCTTTGCTCCATCCCGCCCAGCATAAGCAATGCCACTAATTCCAATTAAAATCCTTTAATTCCCTCTTCTGTTTCTCTTGTAGGTTTTGGCATGACTACACCAGCAACTGTCGGAGGCAAAATTTTCCTGATCTTCTATGGCCTGATAGGATGTGCTGGGACCATCTTGTTCTTCAACTTGTTCCTAGAACGGCTGATTACAGTCATAGCCTACATCATGAAGTCCTTTCATGAGAGGCAGCTGAGACGAAAAGGCACTGCCCCTCACGACAGTCGGCGGGGATCCGGTCCCTCGGAGGTGGACAGCTTGGCAGGATGGAAGCCTTCAGTGTATTATGTAATGCTCATTTTGTGCATTGCCTCTATCATCATTTCCTGTTGTGCCTCAGCCATGTACACGCCAATTGAAGAATGGAGTTACTTTGACTCGCTTTACTTTTGTTTTGTGGCCTTTAGTACCATTGGTTTTGGTGATCTTGTCAGTAGCCAAAATGCCAAATATGAAAATCAGGGATTCTACAGATTTGGCAACTTTGTCTTCATTCTTATGGGGGTTTGCTGTATCTATTCGTTATTTAATGTCATCTCCATCATCATAAAACAATGTGTAAACTGGATATTAAAGAAAATGGATTGCCGGTGCTGCCAGAAATGCCAAAGAAAACTTTTTAGATCTAGGCGGAATGTTGTCATGCCAGGGAACATTCGAACTCGACGGAATATCTCCATCGAAACAGATGGTGTGAACGAAAGTGAGACGGACGGCCGCCGGATGTCTGGGGAGATGATCTCCATGAAAGATTTCTTGGCCTCCAACAAGGTCTCACTGGCAATCATGCAGAAACAGCTGTCAGAAACGGCAAATGGCTACCCCAGACAAATGAGTACAAGTTCCAGGCACAACGGATTCTCAGGAGGCGTAGGCGCACTAGCCATTATGAATAACAGACTAGCAGAGACAAGTGTTGATAGAtaactgagataaaaaaaaaatatgaagtagagagagaaataatAAGTGAGTGTTACCCAAATAGTGAGACTCCCTCGGTGGAAGATCTCTATCAAAATTTGTTTGGCTGACAAGCAGCCTCTGTTATTGCTCTCAGACTCCCTCTCCCTTGCCCTCCCTCAACCAATCACTCATGGGAGACATCTCAAAGAAGTCATGACTAGCCGATATACCCTACAGTAATTTCAGAGCTCCAGTGCCTGGTGGTTTCCTGTGTTTTGTCATTTTATTCTTAGATTCTCATTAATGTCAGATTTAGAAATAATAATCCAAGTACATCACAAACaaattattttctcatttttctatCTAACTTGcacaattgctttttttttttttattcagtagcatttaaatttgttttgtttttgtcataTCTTGCAAAGATCTGCCTTCCTGTGTTTGAAAATCAGGAGAGGAATCAGATCCTTGGTCTACACCTTTGGTGCTCTGAGATTTGTGCTGTCTGATTGTCGTCCACAGTTGGAACAAACTGTCTCCTACCTAAGTGACATCAGGGGTTGTTTCAAACCGCCAGGGCCTGATGTCATCGAGTATGCAACAGTTCTATTAGGAGGAGAATGGGGGCTTTCTGTGCCACATTTTCAGaattaaaatgttatttaaaaaattgcGTTGTGGTTTGTAAACCATCAGAAATATATCTGGGGGGAAAATGATGTCTCTAAGTCAACAGAGAGTTTATTTTCTAAGTTCCTTCCTCTCTACATAAATACTTTTTGTTGAACGTTTCCTTCTTTACTTAATATTCGTGACACCTTTTCGGACTCCACCAATGTTTGTTTTCTGGCTTAACGTAATGATAATTACAGGGGCTTGATTgaaaaaaaggtagaaaatgCCTAACTCGTTATTTAATCAAATATAATTATTTGAGTGCTCATTATGGAAAGAAGGGAACGCAGGAAAAAATTATAGGGTCAGCTTCCGGCACATCATAAAACACATAAGGGCAAAAAATTAGTTATGCTAATCCTGTGTAAGAACAATGCAGAGTTACAGTAAAAATGCACTGTAGATATTCatttattattaataaaaatagtaattttGAATCATATGCACACATTTCATAGAAACGTAAATGATACCTGGAATTTCAGTTAGCTCTACAAATCTAGCGCTATAGAAAGGTGAAAGCCTCTTTCTCTAGGATGCCTGTGGTAGAGAAAAAGGAACAGatattaaaataagaatataagaagccCCCGTCctgtgtcagaccaagagtccatcaagcccagtgtcctgtttccaacagtggccaatccaggccacaagtacctggcaggatcccaaatagcagaaagattccatgctacttacacccggggataagcagtggctttccgcACGTCTGCCTGGCAAATAATGgtgtatggacttttcctccaggaacttgtccaaaccttttctaaaaccAGCTACGCtacctgcctttaccacatccaaTTAGAGTCAGGAAAACTGATGCCTGTTGCTGCGTTATGTGTGCAGCTCTTAACACATGATAGAGCCAAAAATATATCTACCTCTTAATTACTGAAGAGGAATGCTGGCACAGTGCATCCTGGGAAATGGTTCAGGGTGGGCGAGATGGAAGCCCCCGAGATGCTGACTAACCCAGCCCTCTGCTGCTGCACCGCGGCGGCTGTGGAACTGAAGCTCTCTcagcacagccccccccccccccctagtaaaATCTGTCGTCGCTGGGGCGCGTGGGAACCCTGCTAAAGGGggagttctttctttctttagcaGAACTCGGTTAACAGTGAACCTTgatagagtgaaaaaaaaataaaattcaagcaCGTCATTGCTTTCCCAACTGGCTTTACAGTTCTCTTCAGGGTTTCCACCTTCATGAGCCTTAGGGTAGTGTCCCAAGATATTGCTATAAATGCCCACTAATGCAGAAGTCCCAAGTACCATACACATAAAAGAAGGCACGAGTTATAGGGTAAACTATGATTAAGCCTTAGAAGTATGTTATAACactgaaaagaaaatgtttgtttgaaAAGTAGACTTTTTTCCTGTTCAACCTCTGTATACTGACGCAGCTGGCCGCATGAATTCTCTCACCCAGCCAAGGGGCCGGGATACCAACAAATGTCATAGTATTTCCGAGGCCcggtgtcccgtcccccccctcaGACATCGAGCCAGTTACCTTTAGTTAAGAGCTGGCTAGCCGGCTAAAGTTGTTTCTCCTTGTATTCACCCTGTTAACAGTGTTACTGAACCCTAGTTTTTggcttccttgtttaatgtaatgccttgTTTGCGCAGGTTTTgtggtttaatgtaaaccgaattgatttgtaacttgttacaagaatatcggtatataagagccctaaataaataaaataaatacaaggaGCCACAGGCTTAAATAAACGCAAAGTCCGTGTAAAAACTGCTCAGAGCTTCACTTAGGATCCTACATTTACACTTGCCATTCATTCGCCTAGATTTTGGTGCCCAAGATGGCTGCTAGTGCTGGAAACCTTTGTCCCTGCAGCTGCCCACCTTTCTTGGCATCTAAAATTTAGATTCCCAGTGAAATACAGCTTGCTAAAATTAGGTGCTCAGTCCTAGTCCATTTTCAAAGAGGCCACTTTAAGCATCTGACTCCTTCAGGGCCCCCAATGTAataaagggggtttttttttctcattctctgcctATAGGGGAAAAGCTTAGTCAATCAAACCCTAAGTTAGGTACCTAAACCCATTGACGTTTGACCCTCGTGAAACGTTCATACCTGCGATTTGCTGCTAGAATGAGATGCAAATCCCTGCACTTTGTTATTGGGTGTGATCGCAGTATCCAGGCTCcctctaaaaacatggctgcttTACCTTTCCCATGTGAAAGTATGCCCCCTTCTACACCCATAAAGAGTTCAAGTCGGTGATTTCCGTAAATTGTAATCTGGGAGTATTCCTGCCCTTTTCAGACCTCCACACTCTGATCAGTTATCAGCCTTCCCTGTCCGTATTCCCGCAGCACCTGGCTCTGCCTGAACCTCGGTACAGCAGCACTGCCTTTGCTTGGTAATGGTTTTGAGGGTGAATTCCAAAAGCAGTGCAGAAGTGAAAAGCCCGCCTGTTACTTTTTAGCTGCAGACCTTCCCTTGGAAAACTGGGTGGGAAAATGTATACGCACAGACCTGCATCCGCTACCCTTGCGGCTGCTTTTTTTGTTTCCAGTGAAAGGATGCGTAAGTGCCGACAGGAAGgcctcctctctctttgcaggcattaagcatgtttgttttttttttttttaatgcgcagAGAGGGCGGGGCAATTTGCCATGATCCCGTTTTCGTGGCTGAAGCATTGTTTTACCTGCGGAAATGCCTTTAGACAATCGCCCTCTGAAATAACAATTATGCGTTCGGCTAATAAACGCGCGGGGCCTGGAATTTCATGGGCT
This genomic interval from Rhinatrema bivittatum chromosome 4, aRhiBiv1.1, whole genome shotgun sequence contains the following:
- the KCNK13 gene encoding potassium channel subfamily K member 13 — protein: MGGRGGCTAGHLNEDNGRFALLAALILLYMLGGAAVFSAIEQPREREAKARWELKLRDFGRAHNLSRAELRAFLRDYEAANVAGIRVDDVRPRWDFTGAFYFVGTVVSTIGFGMTTPATVGGKIFLIFYGLIGCAGTILFFNLFLERLITVIAYIMKSFHERQLRRKGTAPHDSRRGSGPSEVDSLAGWKPSVYYVMLILCIASIIISCCASAMYTPIEEWSYFDSLYFCFVAFSTIGFGDLVSSQNAKYENQGFYRFGNFVFILMGVCCIYSLFNVISIIIKQCVNWILKKMDCRCCQKCQRKLFRSRRNVVMPGNIRTRRNISIETDGVNESETDGRRMSGEMISMKDFLASNKVSLAIMQKQLSETANGYPRQMSTSSRHNGFSGGVGALAIMNNRLAETSVDR